Genomic segment of Iocasia fonsfrigidae:
CCCCAGTAAAAACCCCTTCTGTTAAATGGAAATAAGTTCTTTTCACTGCAGGAAACTTAGCCAGATTTTTTTCTTTAGGTATTATTGGATAATAGATATCAGCCTCATAATCATTAAGGCAAGTTTCAATAAAATCATCTATTATCTCCGGTGTGATCAATGGTATATCACAGGTTAACATTAAAATATATTTGTTTCCCTTTAAAGAATTAATTCCCCTACTAATATTCTCTTTCATGGAGTCAACTGAATCAATTATTAAATCAACCTCTTCCTTTAAGGAATCCTTTAACTCTTTATAAGGCCCCACTACAACTATTTTACCAGTCTTTTTAGACTTTTTGGCTGCCTTAATAACATATTCTACCATTGGAATATCAGCAATCTCAATCAGGGCCTCATGCTCAGTTAAAGCAAATTCTTTAAGAGAATCTTTATTACGGGCACCAGCTAGAATCAATACATCAACAATCATCTTTTTTCCCTCCTACAATGTAAAACCCAGGTCTAACTGCTAAAATTAGTATTTATATAATTCATCACAAGTTAACAAACTCCTGCTTTAAGACCAGAGACATTTGTAATAAAATCCCCTTTTCTAGGCCAGTTCTCTACTATATGTTCTGCCTGCTTACTATCTTTGACAATACCAAAAACGGTAGGACCACTGCCTGACATCATTGTAAAAACTACCCCCATCTCCATCATTATCCCTTTAATCTCTAAGATATCATCAAGAAAATGAGTTGTTACTCCCTCCAGCACATTAGCCCATCCCTCATTCCATTTTATCTGCTGCTGACCCTGAATTATAGTAAGTAGTTTATTTACCGGCACATTAATATCTGGTTTTAAAAAATCATATTTTTGATAGACCTCAGCAGTACTTACTGGAACAGGTGGTGTAACTATAAGAAAATGGGTTTTTCTTATATCCGGTAACTGTTTTAATTTATCCCCTCTTTCATAGGCATAAGCAGTACCACCATTCAAACAAAAAGGTACATCTGAACCCAATTTAGCAGCAATTAAGCTTAATCGAGTAAAATCAAACTTTAAATTATATAAGCTATTAATCCCTTTTAAGACAGCCGCTGCATCTGTACTTCCGCCTGCCAAACCAGCAGCAATTGGTATCTTTTTTTCTATGTATATATCGACACCTACATTTAGGTCTGCTTCATTTAGAATCATCTCAGCAGCCCGATAGGCAATATTCCCTTGATCAGTTGGTAGTTCCTCTGCTGAGGCAGCCAGCTGAATACCACTTTCCTGCTGGCGGATAATTACTTTATCATAAAGACTGACTGTCTGCATGATCATCTCCACTTGATGATATCCATCATCATATAGACCAGTAATATCCAGAGCAATATTTATCTTGGCAGGTGCCTTTAAATTAATCTCATGCATATATTTTTTAACTCCTTTTTATATATTATAACATCATCTGACAAAAAAGTTAATCTACTGAATTTAATTTTCAAAGTAAATTAAAAGGCTGTTGACTAAATGTAACCCTATCAACAGCCTAAACTAAAGTAATAAAATAATTAAACTATTACTTTCTTATCGGCACCCCATATGGCCCATCAATTAAATAAGCTATGTCTATCTCCTCCCTACCCTGTTTCTTAAATTGTTCAATTGTTTTATTTACAGCATTTTCTATAAACAGAGGTATATTGTTTACATCATCTTTATACTGCTTACTGACTGGTAAATACTTATTACCATTCAACCCTGGTATATTTTGATAATCACCTTGAGAAAACTGTGGACTATAATATATCATATTGTCCTGTCTTATTCTGCTAAATAATTTACCCCACATCTGTACCTGCCACTGCTCTGGTATAAATCCCCAGTCTGATGAAAGGATTAATTTTTTAAATTTCTCTGCCCCAAATCTCTTTAGCAAATATAAAGCAGTTTTGTAATTAATACTGCCTATAGTATCATCATCGATATTATCGGCAGCTACTATTAACTTACTATC
This window contains:
- a CDS encoding nucleotidyltransferase family protein; the encoded protein is MIVDVLILAGARNKDSLKEFALTEHEALIEIADIPMVEYVIKAAKKSKKTGKIVVVGPYKELKDSLKEEVDLIIDSVDSMKENISRGINSLKGNKYILMLTCDIPLITPEIIDDFIETCLNDYEADIYYPIIPKEKNLAKFPAVKRTYFHLTEGVFTGGNMVIIKPDVISGAFELLGKVIAWRKKPWKLSKLLGMKFIFKFVIGHLSIDEIEDAVSDIIGFKGQFMISEYPEIGFDVDKPSDLQLMRDKYIL
- the ispE gene encoding 4-(cytidine 5'-diphospho)-2-C-methyl-D-erythritol kinase, which codes for MHEINLKAPAKINIALDITGLYDDGYHQVEMIMQTVSLYDKVIIRQQESGIQLAASAEELPTDQGNIAYRAAEMILNEADLNVGVDIYIEKKIPIAAGLAGGSTDAAAVLKGINSLYNLKFDFTRLSLIAAKLGSDVPFCLNGGTAYAYERGDKLKQLPDIRKTHFLIVTPPVPVSTAEVYQKYDFLKPDINVPVNKLLTIIQGQQQIKWNEGWANVLEGVTTHFLDDILEIKGIMMEMGVVFTMMSGSGPTVFGIVKDSKQAEHIVENWPRKGDFITNVSGLKAGVC